One Apis cerana isolate GH-2021 linkage group LG15, AcerK_1.0, whole genome shotgun sequence DNA window includes the following coding sequences:
- the LOC107996328 gene encoding angiotensin-converting enzyme isoform X2, with product MKISMMPSWILFGLFSLVHGQLDIPSLNENSRGSFGRRLPPTEGELQDILARLDFLGTERCSANVAAQWSYETDVNEYTQIQALEAQRIYADFQNQAWFLISRIDKNNIRDPVIRRRLRYLSVVGPSALPPDQLDRYNRVINDMLAVYNEATICAYNDPFRCGLRLYPDISQIMAKSRNWDELQYVWTEWRRRSGMRIKDLYQQLVTLNNEAAKLNNFTDASEYWMFPYESPNLQQDIDEVWEMIRPLYEELHAYIRRKLRDLYGPEKIGSHALLPAHILGNIWAQSWTNIIDITIPYPGKNNLDVTQEMQAQGYTPIEMFRIAEEFYLSLNLSAMPPEFWAGSIIVDPGDRPLICQASAWDFCNRLDYRIKMCTKVTMKDLITVHHEMAHIEYFLRYSGLTREFRDGANPGFHEAVGEAVALSVATPRHLQTLSLGNKYIDESTTDINYLFTLAMDKLVMLPFSIVMDRWRWDVFRGYVTREDYNCHWHRLMEQYAGIKPPVLRSEDDFDPGAKYHIPANIPYIRNFVAGVLQFQLYRALCQAAGQRSVDDFRRPLHRCDFYRSSEAGRILGKIMERGSSVPWQETLQEAIGEDRLDATALREYFRPLEDWLRTENLRTGDVVGWSYDGDYCKRSIETAGLQVYGSGFYNGGVSITSTKATLPTIFSILFTILILC from the exons atgATGCCTTCTTGGATTCTTTTCGGTTTATTTTCCTTGGTTCACGGTCAGCTGGATATACCGTCCTTGAATGAAAATTCCCGCGGGAGTTTTGGCAGACGGCTTCCACCTACGGAGGGTGAGTTGCAAGACATTTTAGCCAGATTGGACTTCCTTGGTACCGAGAGATGCAGCGCAAATGTGGCTGCGCAATGGTCCTACGAAACGGACGTGAACGAATACACGCAGATACAGGCG CTCGAAGCTCAGAGAATATACGCAGACTTTCAGAATCAGGCTTGGTTCCTCATTTCgaggatcgataaaaataatatcagagATCCTGTGATCAGGAGACGCCTCAGATATTTGTCTGTGGTTGGTCCATCGGCTCTTCCACCGGATCAATTGGACAGG tacaATCGCGTGATCAACGATATGCTGGCAGTGTACAACGAGGCTACCATTTGCGCGTACAACGATCCCTTCCGGTGCGGGCTGCGGCTGTATCCAG ATATATCGCAGATCATGGCGAAAAGTCGCAACTGGGACGAGTTGCAATATGTTTGGACGGAATGGAGAAGACGTAGCGGCATGAGGATCAAGGATCTATATCAACAACTTGTCACATTGAACAATGAGGCAGCTAAACTAAACA ATTTCACCGATGCGTCAGAATATTGGATGTTCCCTTATGAATCTCCAAATCTGCAACAAGATATCGATGAAGTTTGGGAAATGATACGTCCTCTTTACGAAGAATTACATGCCTATATTCGAAGGAAATTAAGGGACTTGTACGGACCCGAGAAGATCGGCTCTCATGCTCTTCTTCCAGCTCATATTCTTG GCAATATTTGGGCTCAATCGTGGACTAACATTATCGATATCACGATTCCATATCcaggaaaaaataatctagATGTGACGCAGGAAATGCAGGCTCAA GGTTACACGCCTATCGAGATGTTCAGAATCGCCGAGGAATTTTACTTATCTTTGAACCTGAGCGCCATGCCACCGGAATTCTGGGCCGGAAGTATAATCGTCGACCCTGGAGATCGACCTTTGATTTGCCAGGCTTCCGCTTGGGACTTCTGCAACCGTCTAGATTACAG GATCAAAATGTGCACCAAAGTCACCATGAAGGATTTAATCACGGTGCATCACGAGATGGctcatatcgaatattttttacggTACAGCGGATTAACTCGTGAATTCAGGGATGGCGCCAATCCAG GATTCCACGAAGCCGTGGGTGAAGCCGTGGCTCTCAGCGTGGCCACTCCTCGCCATCTTCAAACTCTAAGTTTGGGTAACAAGTATATCGACGAGTCTACAACGGATATCAATTATCTGTTCACTCTTGCCATGGATAAATTGGTGATGTTGCCGTTCAGCATCGTAATGGACAGGTGGCGGTGGGACGTTTTCCGTGGTTACGTCACCAGAGAAGATTACAATTGTCATTGGCACAGGCTGATGGAGCAATACGCCGGCATCAAGCCCCCTGTTTTGAGATCGGAGGACGATTTCGATCCTGGCGCCAAATATCATATTCCTGCGAATATCCCGTACATCCG GAATTTCGTGGCAGGGGTTCTTCAGTTCCAACTGTATCGCGCGTTGTGTCAGGCCGCTGGACAAAGGAGCGTGGACGATTTTAGGAGGCCTCTGCACAGGTGCGACTTTTACAGGAGCTCGGAAGCTGGAAGAATTCTAGG AAAAATCATGGAGAGGGGCTCCTCGGTGCCTTGGCAGGAGACGCTTCAAGAAGCCATCGGTGAGGACAGATTGGACGCGACTGCCCTCAGAGAATACTTCAGGCCCCTCGAAGATTGGCTGAGAACGGAAAATTTGAGGACTGGCGACGTGGTCGGATGGTCTTACG ACGGAGATTATTGCAAGCGCAGCATCGAGACCGCCGGTCTCCAGGTCTATGGAAGCGGATTCTACAACGGAGGCGTTTCGATCACCAGTACGAAAGCTACTTTGCCAACGATTTTTTCCATCCTGTTCACAATTTTGATACTTTGTTAA
- the LOC107996328 gene encoding angiotensin-converting enzyme isoform X1, producing the protein MKISVMMPSWILFGLFSLVHGQLDIPSLNENSRGSFGRRLPPTEGELQDILARLDFLGTERCSANVAAQWSYETDVNEYTQIQALEAQRIYADFQNQAWFLISRIDKNNIRDPVIRRRLRYLSVVGPSALPPDQLDRYNRVINDMLAVYNEATICAYNDPFRCGLRLYPDISQIMAKSRNWDELQYVWTEWRRRSGMRIKDLYQQLVTLNNEAAKLNNFTDASEYWMFPYESPNLQQDIDEVWEMIRPLYEELHAYIRRKLRDLYGPEKIGSHALLPAHILGNIWAQSWTNIIDITIPYPGKNNLDVTQEMQAQGYTPIEMFRIAEEFYLSLNLSAMPPEFWAGSIIVDPGDRPLICQASAWDFCNRLDYRIKMCTKVTMKDLITVHHEMAHIEYFLRYSGLTREFRDGANPGFHEAVGEAVALSVATPRHLQTLSLGNKYIDESTTDINYLFTLAMDKLVMLPFSIVMDRWRWDVFRGYVTREDYNCHWHRLMEQYAGIKPPVLRSEDDFDPGAKYHIPANIPYIRNFVAGVLQFQLYRALCQAAGQRSVDDFRRPLHRCDFYRSSEAGRILGKIMERGSSVPWQETLQEAIGEDRLDATALREYFRPLEDWLRTENLRTGDVVGWSYDGDYCKRSIETAGLQVYGSGFYNGGVSITSTKATLPTIFSILFTILILC; encoded by the exons atgATGCCTTCTTGGATTCTTTTCGGTTTATTTTCCTTGGTTCACGGTCAGCTGGATATACCGTCCTTGAATGAAAATTCCCGCGGGAGTTTTGGCAGACGGCTTCCACCTACGGAGGGTGAGTTGCAAGACATTTTAGCCAGATTGGACTTCCTTGGTACCGAGAGATGCAGCGCAAATGTGGCTGCGCAATGGTCCTACGAAACGGACGTGAACGAATACACGCAGATACAGGCG CTCGAAGCTCAGAGAATATACGCAGACTTTCAGAATCAGGCTTGGTTCCTCATTTCgaggatcgataaaaataatatcagagATCCTGTGATCAGGAGACGCCTCAGATATTTGTCTGTGGTTGGTCCATCGGCTCTTCCACCGGATCAATTGGACAGG tacaATCGCGTGATCAACGATATGCTGGCAGTGTACAACGAGGCTACCATTTGCGCGTACAACGATCCCTTCCGGTGCGGGCTGCGGCTGTATCCAG ATATATCGCAGATCATGGCGAAAAGTCGCAACTGGGACGAGTTGCAATATGTTTGGACGGAATGGAGAAGACGTAGCGGCATGAGGATCAAGGATCTATATCAACAACTTGTCACATTGAACAATGAGGCAGCTAAACTAAACA ATTTCACCGATGCGTCAGAATATTGGATGTTCCCTTATGAATCTCCAAATCTGCAACAAGATATCGATGAAGTTTGGGAAATGATACGTCCTCTTTACGAAGAATTACATGCCTATATTCGAAGGAAATTAAGGGACTTGTACGGACCCGAGAAGATCGGCTCTCATGCTCTTCTTCCAGCTCATATTCTTG GCAATATTTGGGCTCAATCGTGGACTAACATTATCGATATCACGATTCCATATCcaggaaaaaataatctagATGTGACGCAGGAAATGCAGGCTCAA GGTTACACGCCTATCGAGATGTTCAGAATCGCCGAGGAATTTTACTTATCTTTGAACCTGAGCGCCATGCCACCGGAATTCTGGGCCGGAAGTATAATCGTCGACCCTGGAGATCGACCTTTGATTTGCCAGGCTTCCGCTTGGGACTTCTGCAACCGTCTAGATTACAG GATCAAAATGTGCACCAAAGTCACCATGAAGGATTTAATCACGGTGCATCACGAGATGGctcatatcgaatattttttacggTACAGCGGATTAACTCGTGAATTCAGGGATGGCGCCAATCCAG GATTCCACGAAGCCGTGGGTGAAGCCGTGGCTCTCAGCGTGGCCACTCCTCGCCATCTTCAAACTCTAAGTTTGGGTAACAAGTATATCGACGAGTCTACAACGGATATCAATTATCTGTTCACTCTTGCCATGGATAAATTGGTGATGTTGCCGTTCAGCATCGTAATGGACAGGTGGCGGTGGGACGTTTTCCGTGGTTACGTCACCAGAGAAGATTACAATTGTCATTGGCACAGGCTGATGGAGCAATACGCCGGCATCAAGCCCCCTGTTTTGAGATCGGAGGACGATTTCGATCCTGGCGCCAAATATCATATTCCTGCGAATATCCCGTACATCCG GAATTTCGTGGCAGGGGTTCTTCAGTTCCAACTGTATCGCGCGTTGTGTCAGGCCGCTGGACAAAGGAGCGTGGACGATTTTAGGAGGCCTCTGCACAGGTGCGACTTTTACAGGAGCTCGGAAGCTGGAAGAATTCTAGG AAAAATCATGGAGAGGGGCTCCTCGGTGCCTTGGCAGGAGACGCTTCAAGAAGCCATCGGTGAGGACAGATTGGACGCGACTGCCCTCAGAGAATACTTCAGGCCCCTCGAAGATTGGCTGAGAACGGAAAATTTGAGGACTGGCGACGTGGTCGGATGGTCTTACG ACGGAGATTATTGCAAGCGCAGCATCGAGACCGCCGGTCTCCAGGTCTATGGAAGCGGATTCTACAACGGAGGCGTTTCGATCACCAGTACGAAAGCTACTTTGCCAACGATTTTTTCCATCCTGTTCACAATTTTGATACTTTGTTAA
- the LOC107999019 gene encoding skin secretory protein xP2-like: MRVLVYATTIALLVSSARAGEEKAAEKAEADAEDKSTKKQEKRGLLGLGYGYSYDGGYDIGIGGHGGGLELADGGYGGGYLDTSGHEHVKTLTVVKNVAVPYPVEKPVPYPVEKHVPYPVKVPVPQPYPVEKPYPVKVLVKVPVHVPQPYPVEKKIPYPVHVPVDRPYPVKVLVPQPYPVEKHVPYPVKVPVPQPYPVEKPVPVPVKVPVHVPAPYPVEKLVPVKVPVDRPIHIPVPKPYPVHIEKPVPYPVEKPVPVAVKVPVDRPYPVPVEKPVAVPVKVPIPQPYPVEKPVPYPVEKPVPYEVKVPVDRPYPVHIEKPVPYPVEKPVPVPVKVPVAVPVHHEHGYSGDWAGGHGGYH, encoded by the exons ATGAGAGTCCTG GTCTACGCAACGACGATAGCTCTGCTGGTTTCATCGGCACGGGCTGGCGAGGAGAAGGCGGCTGAGAAAGCGGAGGCCGACGCGGAGGACAAATCGACGAAGAAACAAGAGAAACGCGGCCTGTTGGGTCTCGGTTATGGGTACAGTTACGACGGTGGCTACGATATCGGAATCGGCGGCCACGGTGGTGGCCTGGAATTGGCAGACGGTGGCTACGGAGGTGGCTACCTCGACACGAGCGGACACGAGCACGTCAAGACGTTGACAGTGGTGAAGAACGTGGCCGTCCCATACCCGGTCGAGAAGCCTGTGCCCTACCCGGTCGAGAAACACGTGCCTTACCCCGTCAAGGTTCCCGTACCTCAACCATACCCCGTGGAGAAGCCCTACCCGGTCAAGGTTCTCGTCAAGGTTCCGGTACACGTGCCTCAACCGTACCCCGTGGAGAAAAAGATCCCGTACCCGGTCCACGTGCCCGTTGACCGCCCATACCCCGTCAAAGTTCTGGTACCGCAGCCGTACCCGGTGGAGAAGCACGTGCCTTACCCCGTCAAGGTACCGGTCCCGCAACCGTACCCGGTCGAGAAGCCGGTCCCGGTCCCGGTCAAAGTCCCGGTCCACGTACCAGCTCCGTATCCAGTGGAGAAATTGGTCCCGGTCAAGGTTCCCGTCGATCGTCCCATTCACATACCCGTGCCCAAACCATACCCAGTACACATAGAGAAGCCAGTACCCTACCCGGTGGAGAAACCAGTGCCGGTCGCCGTCAAAGTGCCGGTCGACAGACCGTACCCGGTCCCCGTGGAGAAGCCGGTCGCTGTCCCAGTGAAGGTGCCGATTCCACAGCCGTATCCGGTCGAGAAGCCCGTACCTTACCCGGTCGAGAAGCCCGTTCCTTACGAAGTTAAGGTTCCGGTGGACAGACCGTACCCGGTCCACATCGAGAAACCGGTCCCTTACCCGGTCGAGAAGCCTGTTCCGGTCCCCGTCAAGGTGCCCGTGGCGGTTCCGGTGCACCACGAGCACGGTTACAGCGGCGATTGGGCGGGTGGCCACGGTGGTTATCATTAA
- the LOC107999020 gene encoding uncharacterized protein LOC107999020, whose protein sequence is MDHVINATILLLLFMASSSGYSVEQDFDSEESCHSTIVRPQRYSKQVRGYHIREERTDDSVRRNRNRESRSTETVEQIHNSYQEPTKDQQTEAANHSQEISLNSDQIEIGETLMTEKTYIPESNEITLLGVHSKDQVVLDHHEDPHKLVTVKKIPVPYPVEKTIRYPIVKNVPYPVKVPVPQLYPVEKKVPYPVKVFIKVPLKIPKPVPVIKEVPYPVQVPVDRPVPVRVYVPEPYPVEKKIHYKVKVPVPEPFPIERKIPVPIKVPVEVVQPYPVEKRVPYPVKIEVEQPIPVPVVKPYPVPVPKPVPYPVDKPVPVPVKVKVPRPVPVPVDKPVFVKVKIPVPAPYPVEKEVPYPVEKPVPVPVRVPVERPVPVQVPKPVPYPVEKPVPYPVKVPVEIPEEEASVVDEAGIESDWKE, encoded by the exons ATGGATCACGTG ATAAACGCAACGATCCTCCTGCTACTTTTCATGGCATCGTCTTCCGGTTATTCTGTCGAGCAAGATTTTGATTCCGAGGAAAGTTGTCATTCTACGATTGTACGGCCACAGAGATACTCGAAGCAAGTGCGAGGCTATCATATCAGGGAAGAAAGGACGGACGATTCTGTTCGAAGGAACAGAAATCGAGAATCAAGATCGACGGAGACGGTCGAGCAAATTC ATAATTCGTACCAGGAGCCTACAAAAGACCAGCAGACGGAAGCGGCAAACCATTCTCAAGAGATCTCTCTCAATAGCGATCAGATCGAAATCGGAGAAACTTTGATGACAGAGAAGACTTACATCCCAGAGAGCAACGAAATAACCTTGCTTGGAGTCCATTCCAAGGATCAAGTAGTTCTAGATCATCACGAGGACCCGCACAAATTGGTGACAGTGAAGAAAATACCTGTACCCTATCCCGTGGAGAAAACGATACGATATCCGATAGTGAAGAACGTGCCTTATCCTGTCAAGGTACCAGTACCCCAACTTTATCCAGTGGAGAAGAAGGTGCCATATCCGGTCAAAGTTTTCATCAAGGTCCCGCTCAAAATACCAAAACCTGTGCCAGTGATTAAAGAGGTACCTTATCCGGTCCAGGTACCCGTGGATCGTCCGGTGCCTGTCAGAGTCTACGTTCCTGAACCTTATCCAGTTGAAAAGAAGATCCattataaagtaaaagtaCCGGTGCCCGAACCGTTCCCTATCGAACGAAAGATACCTGTACCGATAAAGGTGCCTGTAGAGGTTGTTCAACCGTATCCTGTCGAAAAGAGGGTCCCCTATCCGGTGAAGATAGAGGTTGAGCAACCGATACCTGTACCAGTAGTTAAGCCGTATCCCGTGCCCGTGCCCAAGCCGGTTCCTTATCCTGTCGATAAACCGGTACCTGTACCCGTGAAAGTTAAGGTTCCACGACCAGTACCTGTGCCGGTTGATAAACCTGTCTTCGTCAAAGTGAAAATCCCTGTACCGGCACCCTATCCGGTGGAAAAAGAGGTACCTTATCCTGTCGAAAAACCTGTACCTGTACCGGTGAGGGTACCAGTCGAGCGACCAGTACCCGTACAAGTGCCTAAACCTGTGCCCTACCCTGTAGAGAAGCCAGTCCCTTATCCCGTTAAGGTGCCAGTTGAGATACCAGAGGAGGAGGCATCGGTCGTAGACGAGGCTGGGATCGAAAGTGATTGGAAGGAGTGA
- the LOC107999018 gene encoding titin-like has protein sequence MPVRFRALGPCRTDSHEKWSFTRWIIITSWKLQVYKDLSGRTGESHPPCINNTGTASAWIQCTLIAARKIMGRLKQSVITLLCLSMILTCTATRKEDLERAAELAVEKAAERAAERAVEKALESGNTTTESKIVRESYSNKRKVPHRDFNYDNRSSSMEEERENDTDDWIRYFKRFESKSFKEWPNNRRGNEDWRRFPRSNIWQEPVITVKKKVPVPVPVEKKIPYIVYKHVPYEVKVPIPQPYTVEKKVPYPVKVFVNVPVEVAEPYTVEKKVPYEVKVDRPVPYKVEIPVPQPYTVEKKIPIEVKVPVPQPYTVDKAVPYEVKVPVKVPQPYEVEKKVPVPVKVVVNRPYPVPVPKPYPVEVAKPYPVPVAKPYPVQVKVPVDKPFPVPVERPVPVPVKVPAPEPYTVEKPIKVEVKKHYPVQIKVPVDKPYEVYVPKPVPVSIEKPFPYWVQVPVRVNLDWNGVKSEKWNDKEDLNTDDYAHEVNDKNSDISRTRSN, from the exons ATGCCTGTACGTTTCCGTGCTCTTGGACCCTGTCGAACTGATTCTCATGAAAAATGGTCGTTTACACGGTGGATAATTATCACAAGTTGGAAATTGCAAGTCTATAAAGATCTATCTGGTCGGACGGGCGAAAGTCATCCACcgtgtataaataatactgGAACAGCATCCGCTTGGATTCAGTGCACTTTGATCGCGGCTAGAAAAATCATGGGACGACTG AAGCAAAGTGTCATCACGTTGTTATGTCTCTCCATGATTTTGACGTGTACCGCAACTCGAAAAGAAGATCTCGAGAGGGCAGCGGAGCTGGCTGTGGAAAAAGCAGCGGAAAGGGCTGCGGAAAGAGCAGTGGAGAAAGCGTTGGAGAGCGGAAACACCACCACCGAGTCGAAGATCGTTCGAGAATCTTACTCCAATAAGAGAAAAGTTCCTCATCGTGACTTCAATTACGACAATCGTTCCTCGTCGATGGAAGAAGAACGAGAAAACGATACCGACGATTGGatcagatattttaaaagattcgaATCCAAATCTTTCAAAGAATGGCCAAATAATAGACGCGGAAACGAAGATTGGAGAAGATTTCCAAGGAGCAATATCTGGCAGGAACCAGTGATAACAGTTAAGAAGAAGGTTCCGGTACCAGTGCCCGTAGAGAAAAAGATACCGTATATTGTGTATAAACATGTACCGTACGAAGTCAAGGTACCGATACCGCAACCGTACACGGTTGAGAAAAAAGTACCGTATCCAGTAAAAGTGTTCGTGAACGTACCCGTCGAGGTGGCAGAACCGTACACCGTGGAGAAGAAAGTACCCTACGAGGTGAAGGTGGATCGGCCGGTACCGTACAAAGTGGAGATTCCTGTCCCACAACCGTACACGGTTGAGAAAAAGATACCGATAGAGGTGAAGGTACCGGTACCGCAGCCGTATACCGTCGATAAGGCAGTGCCCTACGAGGTCAAAGTACCGGTTAAGGTACCGCAGCCCTACGAGGTGGAAAAAAAGGTGCCTGTACCGGTCAAGGTAGTCGTGAATCGACCTTATCCAGTGCCAGTACCTAAACCATATCCCGTCGAGGTCGCTAAACCGTATCCAGTTCCCGTGGCTAAACCGTATCCCGTTCAGGTTAAGGTACCGGTCGATAAGCCTTTCCCTGTACCGGTTGAGAGGCCGGTGCCGGTGCCGGTGAAGGTGCCCGCACCGGAACCGTATACAGTGGAGAAACCAATCAAAGTGGAGGTAAAGAAACATTATCCCGTTCAGATTAAAGTGCCCGTGGACAAACCGTACGAAGTGTACGTGCCGAAACCGGTACCGGTCTCGATAGAGAAACCATTCCCTTATTGGGTTCAGGTACCGGTACGAGTGAATCTCGACTGGAATGGagttaaatctgaaaaatggAACGACAAAGAAGACCTTAATACGGATGATTATGCTCACGAagttaacgataaaaattcggATATATCTCGAACAAGatcgaattag
- the LOC107996329 gene encoding uncharacterized protein LOC107996329, protein MRYLIHAILVVGLLATAFCEKEGTNGVETRGESSVEKKQEKRGLSHFEGGGDIGGGGDYGGGHEIAISGGDGYEGGGYGGGGYGGGGGYGGGYEEGSKVKEITIVKSVKVPYPVEKKVHYPVEKEVPYPVKVPVPQPYPVEKKIPVPVKVLVKVPVHIPQPYPVEKTIPYPVQVPVERPVPYKVYVPQPYPVEKKVPYPVKVPVPQPYPIEKPVPYPVKVVEHVPQPFPVDKPVPYPVNVPIERPYPVHVPKPYPVPVEKPVPVPVEKPVPYPVKVPVERPVGVPVEKPVPVEVKVPVPAPYPVEKPVPVPVEKPVPYAVKVPVERPVAVQVTKPVAVPVAKPVPYPVKVPVPVHVHDHGYGGDSGGLEGGYESSYGGH, encoded by the exons ATGAGATATTTG ATTCATGCGATATTGGTTGTCGGCCTGTTGGCCACGGCGTTTTGCGAGAAAGAGGGAACGAATGGGGTGGAGACTCGCGGCGAGTCTAGCGTAGAAAAGAAGCAAGAGAAACGAGGCCTCTCGCATTTCGAGGGTGGCGGTGATATCGGCGGTGGTGGCGATTACGGCGGAGGACACGAGATCGCTATATCCGGGGGAGATGGATACGAAGGTGGCGGTTACGGGGGTGGTGGTTACGGCGGTGGCGGCGGATACGGCGGCGGTTACGAGGAAGGTAGCAAGGTAAAGGAAATCACGATCGTGAAGAGCGTCAAAGTACCGTATCCGGTAGAGAAGAAGGTCCACTACCCCGTGGAGAAGGAAGTACCGTACCCGGTCAAGGTCCCCGTACCCCAACCGTACCCGGTCGAGAAGAAGATCCCGGTCCCCGTCAAAGTTCTGGTCAAGGTGCCGGTTCACATTCCGCAGCCCTATCCGGTAGAGAAGACGATACCGTACCCCGTCCAAGTACCCGTGGAGAGGCCAGTGCCGTACAAGGTGTACGTGCCGCAGCCGTATCCGGTGGAGAAGAAGGTTCCATACCCGGTCAAGGTACCCGTGCCTCAGCCGTACCCCATCGAGAAGCCCGTACCGTATCCCGTCAAGGTCGTGGAGCACGTCCCCCAGCCGTTCCCCGTCGACAAGCCTGTACCGTACCCGGTCAACGTGCCCATAGAACGGCCGTACCCTGTTCACGTCCCTAAACCGTATCCAGTGCCCGTCGAGAAGCCCGTACCTGTGCCCGTCGAGAAGCCTGTACCTTATCCTGTCAAGGTGCCCGTCGAAAGACCCGTCGGAGTACCGGTGGAGAAGCCAGTACCCGTCGAAGTCAAGGTACCCGTACCTGCGCCGTACCCAGTAGAGAAGCCTGTACCGGTGCCCGTGGAAAAGCCTGTACCGTACGCGGTTAAGGTGCCAGTCGAACGGCCGGTAGCTGTTCAGGTCACGAAGCCGGTGGCGGTTCCGGTCGCCAAGCCCGTGCCGTATCCGGTTAAGGTGCCGGTACCCGTTCACGTGCACGATCATGGATACGGAGGAGATTCTGGGGGTCTAGAGGGTGGTTACGAGTCGAGTTACGGCGGTCATTAG